The Bacteroidales bacterium genome includes the window TCTCTATTAAATCAAACGACTTTATGATTTCTTCTGGTACAATTAAGCGGAGAATAGTATTTGTTTCCATATAGCTTTTTCTCCTTTATACGCAGCACCTCAAAAAATGATTTAGCCAATATTGACAAAATCATATTTTCAAGAGTTAATAACATATCCTGTAGGATTATTATCGGTAATTTTAAACAAGCAGATTCAATTAATGGCTATAGCTAAAAAATAATATACCGACAGAAAAGAGTTTTGCAAAAATATTTTTTGTTTTCTGTACGGTATAACTCGTTCTAAACAGTTTTGCCTTTGCAAACCTGATAAGAACAAGTATAAATTAATATTTTATTTTTTTAGAAATTTTTAATTATAGACTTTATCAATTCAGTAAGCAAATTATTTTGTATTTTTGCGACCTTATTTTTAATAATTGGTTATTAATTTTATTTAAACAATATGAAAATTTTAGTTTGTATCAGTCATGTGCCTGACACCACTACAAAAATCAAATTTGTAAATAACAATACAACCTTTGATAATGCCGGTGTTCAGTGGATTATTAATCCCTGGGATGAACTGGCACTTACCCGGGTGCTTGATATTAAAGATGCTCAGGCCGGTGCAATTGAAAGCATTACCGTTGCTAATGTTGGTTTAGCTGAAACTGAACCTACCATCAGGAAAGCATTGGCAATTGGCGCAGATAAAGGTATTCGTGTGAATACTCAACCTAAAGATGCTTTCACTATTGCTACACAACTTGCAGAAGTTATTAAGAAAGAAAGTTTCGATGTTATTTTCTGCGGTATTGAATCAAGCGATTTTAATGGTGCAACAGTTGGCGGTATGCTGGCTGAAATGCTTGGAATTACTTCGGTTTCGGCAGTTTCATTTTTCGATATAGAAAATGGACAGATTAAATTGAAAAGAGAAATTGATGGCGGACAGGAAATTGTTACCACTCAAACTCCTTTCGTTGCCATAGTTCAGAAAGGTATTTGCAAAGAGCCACGTATTCCGTCAATGCGCGGAATTATGGGCGCCCGCACAAAACCTTTACAGGTAGTTGAGCCCGTTGCAGCAGAACCATTACTCGAATATGTTAGCTTTGAATATCCAAAACCAAAAGCTGCTTGCAAAAAAGTTGATGCAGAAAATGTGAAAGAACTTGTACAATTGCTGCATAACGAAGCAAAAGTTTTATAAACATTCAAAGTAAATTCATAAATCGTCATTCGTAAATCTAAAATCCTAAATCAAATGTCAATACTAGTATATACCGAAAATTGGGATGGTAAGTTTAAAAAGCTTTCATTCGAACTTGTTTCTTATGCTGCAGAACTGGCAAAAAAATTCAATACTACTGTAACTGCTGTTTCTATTGGAAATGTTGACGCAGAAGAATTAAAAAAATTAGGCACTTATGGTGCAAATAAAATTTTATCAGTTAACGATGCAAAATTAAATGCACTCGATAACCAGGTTTATTGTTCTGTAATTGCTCAGGCTGTTGAGAAAGAAAAATCTAATGTTGTAATTTTTGCACACAACAATTCAGGAAAAGCAATATCTCCAAGGCTTTCCGTAAAATTAAAAGCAGGTTTGGTAACCGGAGTTACCGGGGTACCCTCTAATACCGAGCCTTTCACCATTACAAAAAGAGTTTTTACTTCAAAAGCATTTGTAAATGCAGTTGTAAAATCGCCGATTAAAATTATTACATTATTACAAAATGCATTTGGATTATTTGAAAATCCTGTTGCAGCAGAAATTGAAAATTTTGCTCCGCAATATAATGAAGGTGATTTAAAAACCCAGGTGAAAGAAGTAACTAAAGTTACCGGAAAAATTCTTTTGACCGATGCTGAAATTGTAGTTTCCGGCGGTCGTGGAATGAAAGGTCCTGAGAATTGGGGTCCTATTGAAGAACTTGCAACTCTTCTGGGTGCTGCAACTGCATGTTCACGTCCGGTTTCTGATGAAGGCTGGCGTCCTCATGAAGAACATACCGGTCAGACAGGAAAAATCATTGCACCTAATTTATATTTCGCTTTCGGAATATCAGGAGCAATACAGCATTTAGGCGGTATCAGTTCTTCAAAATGTATTGTAGCTATTAATAAAGACCCTGATGCCCCTATTTGGGAAGCCGCTGATTACGGCATTGTTGGCGATGCTTTAAAAGTTCTACCTGAAATTATTTCGGCTGTAAAAGAGCTAAAAGCTAGTTAAAAAAATATTCTACTTTTTTTTCAAAAAGCTATTCTTATTTTGAAGAATAGCTTTTTTGTTTTCTTTAAAAAGTAATATTAAAAAGTTCATTTCCTTTGTTTTATATTTTTTTAATTTTTATTTTTGTTTTGAAAATTTACAATAAAGCAGAATTGAAAATCATTAAAATTATTTTTTTTATTTTTCTGTTTCCGTTTATATTTGGATGCGAAAAATCAGTTGTCAATGAAAATATTTCTGATCATTCTAATGATAAAACAATAAATCCTCATCCATATCCTTATCCTGTAGTTACAGGTAAGTTCAATGTCCTTACATATAATATTGCCGGGTTACTTGAACCTTTTTCTAGTTCTAACCCTTCACTTAATACACCTTTCATTGGTCAGCGAATTAGAGATTATGACATTGTTCAAGTTCAGGAAGATTTTAATTATCATGCTTCATTATATGCAAATGATAATCACTTATACCGAAGTGCAACAAGCGGAGGAATGGGATTTGGCGATGGATTGAACACGCTTTCAAATTTTCCTTTTGCCGAAGATTTGGTAAGAGTTAAATGGAATGATTGCAGCGGAACTGATGGAAATTGTTTAACACCTAAAGGATTTACATACACACGTATTCGGCTCCAGGAGGGTGTTTATATTGATTTATATAATTGTCATACAAATGCCGGAGATGTTGAAGCAGCTTATGATGCAAGAAGAAAAAATGTGTTACAGTTAGTTCAGTATATTCAAACAAATTCTATTGGAAATGCAGTTATTATTACTGGAGATTGGAATTGCAGGTATACACGCAACGAAGATAATATTCGTGAAGTGGTTACAGGATTACCTGCAACCGATCCATGGGTGCAGTTGATCAGGGGAGGAGTTGAACCAACACAAGGCGCAAATGCTATAGTTTGCGATTCGTCAATACTGACCGATTATGATTGTGAAGTGGTTGATAAAATATTCTACAGAGGGAATAAATTTATCAGGTTAAATGCTTTGGAATATAAACTCGAAGATGCGATATTCCGTGATTCACTTGGAAATATGTTATCGGATCATCGACCTGCTTTTACTGAATTTTTTTATGGCTTACCGGGTAATATCAGATGCAGTGATCAGTTTGGAGGAAATGGCGGTACCAATTTTAATGATGTTAATTTAATTCCTGAACGACCTAAAGTTTCTTCTATTGGAATAAGAGCAGGTAACCGCGTTGACCAGGTTAATATTGCTTTAACTGATGGAACAACATTTATTCATGGCGGAACAGGTGGCACTGCAAATACATTGGTTTTACAGGAAGATGAATTTATAAACAAGGTAACATTGTGTTCCGGCACTAAAGATGGAACAGTTCGTATATTTTATATTCAATTTACAACTAATTTAGGAAATACAATCTCAGGTGGAACACAAAATTCGGCAACTGTTACATACACTGCTCCGAATGGATTTCAGGTTGCAGGATTCCACGGAAGAGCAGGAACTGAGCTTGATAAATTAGGATTGATTTATATGCCGTTGTAAGCGGATAAAAAGAAAATCAGGATTTTTATTGTCATAAGTCAGTCAAATGATTTTATAATGAAATTCGGTTTGAATCGAAAATAATTATAATAAAATTCGGTTTGAATCGAAAATAATTATATATTTGTTGTAAAAATTATTAAAATGGCAATACAAAGAACCATCGAATCAATTATTTTAAAGAAGCTAAACAAGAAAAAAGCTATACTCATTTTCGGCGCACGACAAGTTGGAAAAACAACTTTGATAGAAAATTTATTTAAAGAAAAGAAAAATGTACTTTTCCTGGATGGTGATGAATCTGATAACAGGGAGCTTCTTTCAAACACTACGTCAACTCGATTAAGAAGTATAATTGGAAAAAAT containing:
- a CDS encoding electron transfer flavoprotein subunit beta/FixA family protein produces the protein MKILVCISHVPDTTTKIKFVNNNTTFDNAGVQWIINPWDELALTRVLDIKDAQAGAIESITVANVGLAETEPTIRKALAIGADKGIRVNTQPKDAFTIATQLAEVIKKESFDVIFCGIESSDFNGATVGGMLAEMLGITSVSAVSFFDIENGQIKLKREIDGGQEIVTTQTPFVAIVQKGICKEPRIPSMRGIMGARTKPLQVVEPVAAEPLLEYVSFEYPKPKAACKKVDAENVKELVQLLHNEAKVL
- a CDS encoding electron transfer flavoprotein subunit alpha/FixB family protein gives rise to the protein MSILVYTENWDGKFKKLSFELVSYAAELAKKFNTTVTAVSIGNVDAEELKKLGTYGANKILSVNDAKLNALDNQVYCSVIAQAVEKEKSNVVIFAHNNSGKAISPRLSVKLKAGLVTGVTGVPSNTEPFTITKRVFTSKAFVNAVVKSPIKIITLLQNAFGLFENPVAAEIENFAPQYNEGDLKTQVKEVTKVTGKILLTDAEIVVSGGRGMKGPENWGPIEELATLLGAATACSRPVSDEGWRPHEEHTGQTGKIIAPNLYFAFGISGAIQHLGGISSSKCIVAINKDPDAPIWEAADYGIVGDALKVLPEIISAVKELKAS
- a CDS encoding jacalin-like lectin — protein: MKIIKIIFFIFLFPFIFGCEKSVVNENISDHSNDKTINPHPYPYPVVTGKFNVLTYNIAGLLEPFSSSNPSLNTPFIGQRIRDYDIVQVQEDFNYHASLYANDNHLYRSATSGGMGFGDGLNTLSNFPFAEDLVRVKWNDCSGTDGNCLTPKGFTYTRIRLQEGVYIDLYNCHTNAGDVEAAYDARRKNVLQLVQYIQTNSIGNAVIITGDWNCRYTRNEDNIREVVTGLPATDPWVQLIRGGVEPTQGANAIVCDSSILTDYDCEVVDKIFYRGNKFIRLNALEYKLEDAIFRDSLGNMLSDHRPAFTEFFYGLPGNIRCSDQFGGNGGTNFNDVNLIPERPKVSSIGIRAGNRVDQVNIALTDGTTFIHGGTGGTANTLVLQEDEFINKVTLCSGTKDGTVRIFYIQFTTNLGNTISGGTQNSATVTYTAPNGFQVAGFHGRAGTELDKLGLIYMPL